A region of Polyangiaceae bacterium DNA encodes the following proteins:
- a CDS encoding M18 family aminopeptidase — protein sequence MSETAEQNRARDLMAFIDACPTPYHAVEEVARRLRDGGFSELDEREAWQIDPGGKHYVVRGGGTLVAFVAGSEPPSHAGFALVGAHTDSPNLRVKPVPDVSTNGYRQLGVEVYGGVIWHTWLDRDLSLAGRLTLQSGETRLVRFDRALCRIPNVAIHLNRDVNSAGPQLNAQNHLVPLLGLGDKDEKRGLGALLAEALSVDAAEIVGFDLCLYDLTPARLGGEREELVFAPRLDNLASCHAATTALLAAGSAGAVTRVIALYDHEEVGSQSAAGAKSRFLSSVLDRIAGSYRDAGRDATSRAFARSLLVSADMAHAVHPNYADKHDKQHAPKLGKGPVIKVNANQSYATDGPSAAVFELACREAGTTPQRFVSRNDMPCGSTIGPISAAAMGIRTVDVGNPMLSMHSCREMAATADVEPMIRALTQIFQRAVLPKPSA from the coding sequence ATGTCGGAGACCGCCGAACAGAACCGAGCCCGCGACCTGATGGCGTTCATCGACGCTTGTCCCACGCCCTACCACGCCGTGGAAGAGGTCGCGCGCCGGCTGCGCGACGGGGGCTTTTCGGAGCTCGACGAGCGGGAAGCCTGGCAAATCGACCCGGGTGGCAAGCACTACGTGGTGCGCGGCGGCGGCACGCTGGTCGCGTTCGTCGCAGGCAGTGAGCCGCCCTCGCACGCCGGGTTCGCGCTGGTCGGCGCTCACACCGACTCGCCCAACTTGCGGGTCAAGCCCGTTCCCGACGTCTCGACGAACGGCTACCGGCAGCTCGGGGTCGAGGTGTACGGCGGCGTGATCTGGCACACCTGGCTCGATCGCGATCTGTCGCTGGCGGGCCGCTTGACACTCCAGAGCGGAGAGACGCGGCTCGTGCGCTTCGACCGCGCGCTCTGCCGCATCCCCAACGTCGCGATTCACCTGAACCGGGACGTCAACTCCGCCGGACCGCAGCTGAACGCGCAGAACCACCTCGTGCCGCTCCTGGGCCTGGGCGACAAGGACGAAAAGCGCGGTCTCGGCGCGCTGCTCGCCGAGGCGCTCTCCGTGGACGCCGCCGAGATCGTCGGCTTCGACCTGTGCTTGTACGATTTGACGCCCGCGCGGCTCGGCGGCGAGCGCGAGGAGCTCGTGTTCGCCCCCCGCCTGGACAACCTGGCGTCGTGCCACGCGGCCACCACCGCGCTGTTGGCCGCCGGCTCTGCCGGCGCCGTCACGCGCGTGATCGCCCTGTACGATCACGAAGAGGTCGGCAGCCAGAGCGCGGCCGGCGCCAAGAGCCGCTTCCTGTCGAGCGTGCTCGACCGCATCGCCGGCTCGTACCGCGACGCGGGTCGCGACGCGACCAGCCGCGCCTTCGCCCGCTCGCTCTTGGTCAGCGCCGACATGGCCCACGCCGTGCACCCGAACTACGCCGACAAGCACGACAAGCAGCACGCGCCGAAGCTGGGCAAGGGCCCGGTGATCAAGGTGAACGCGAACCAGTCCTACGCCACTGACGGCCCGAGCGCCGCGGTGTTCGAGCTGGCCTGCCGCGAGGCGGGCACCACGCCGCAGCGCTTCGTCTCCCGCAACGACATGCCTTGCGGCAGCACCATCGGGCCCATTTCCGCCGCCGCCATGGGCATCCGCACCGTGGACGTGGGCAACCCGATGCTCAGCATGCACTCTTGCCGCGAGATGGCGGCGACCGCCGACGTCGAGCCGATGATCCGCGCGCTGACTCAGATCTTCCAGCGCGCCGTGCTGCCGAAGCCGAGCGCCTGA
- a CDS encoding HAMP domain-containing protein: MARSGRIRRRLSLAIGLTALIPMLGAIWMARSMVRQTASRFYLPEIGTRLDQSLGLYQELARSVKASMRNAAAAIAAGAALRKATAAGEADATKDELSKELGKYPGLVSLSVYSADGKLLASVDRGTPLDPVKENRLEVTRYLGEEAPPPDTGNEQYDPEEPPENDAAAPEEPDAPRAAKLVAVFAADKARFEELEGMSQFVDTYKQIEQRREIDEESYVYSFAALLGITIIAAFGVGTLLARGVSSRIGGLAAATKRVGAGDLAIRVPETGSDEIADLARAFNRMLGEVEASRARIEYLQRIGAWQEMARRLAHEIKNPLTPIQLAVQEVHRRYEGEDDKYRKLLDTTREVVEDEVGTLRRLVGEFSSFARLPQAQLEKADLAEFLREQRERISVVDDEGMLDSEAPLAHGAVLPRGVELEFELPEGVAEAHIDRQMLRRALLNLIRNAGQAIAGAGRGEGRVLVRLERKGEQWSIDVDDDGPGIPAEMRQSVFDPYFTTKTEGTGLGLAIVKKIIMEHGGSIAAESSSFGGARMRVTLPVAGTSAAHAALEARQWQGPPSSARPKPDSEPRAK; the protein is encoded by the coding sequence GTGGCTCGGAGCGGGCGCATCCGTCGCCGCCTATCGCTGGCCATCGGCCTGACCGCGCTCATCCCCATGCTCGGCGCGATCTGGATGGCGCGCAGCATGGTGCGTCAGACCGCTTCGCGCTTCTACCTGCCGGAGATCGGCACGCGGCTCGACCAGTCCCTGGGGCTCTACCAGGAGCTGGCGCGTTCAGTGAAGGCCTCGATGCGAAACGCCGCCGCCGCCATCGCGGCCGGCGCTGCCCTGCGCAAAGCGACCGCCGCAGGCGAGGCCGACGCCACCAAGGACGAGCTCTCGAAGGAGCTCGGGAAGTACCCAGGGCTGGTCTCGCTGAGCGTGTACTCGGCGGACGGCAAGCTCTTGGCCAGCGTCGATCGCGGGACGCCGCTCGACCCGGTCAAGGAGAACCGGCTCGAGGTCACGCGTTACCTCGGCGAGGAGGCCCCCCCGCCCGACACCGGGAACGAGCAGTACGACCCCGAGGAACCGCCGGAGAACGACGCGGCCGCTCCCGAAGAGCCCGACGCACCCCGCGCGGCGAAGCTCGTGGCGGTGTTCGCGGCGGACAAGGCCCGCTTCGAGGAGCTGGAGGGCATGAGCCAGTTCGTCGACACCTACAAACAAATCGAGCAGCGGCGCGAGATCGACGAAGAGAGCTACGTGTACTCGTTCGCGGCGCTGCTCGGGATCACCATCATCGCGGCGTTCGGCGTCGGAACCCTGCTCGCGCGAGGGGTTTCTTCCCGCATCGGCGGGCTTGCCGCCGCCACCAAGCGGGTCGGTGCGGGCGATCTGGCCATCCGCGTGCCGGAGACCGGGAGCGACGAGATCGCCGATCTGGCCCGGGCCTTCAATCGCATGCTGGGCGAGGTCGAGGCCAGCCGTGCGCGCATCGAGTACCTGCAACGCATCGGCGCCTGGCAAGAGATGGCGCGACGCCTGGCGCACGAGATCAAGAACCCGCTCACGCCGATCCAGCTCGCGGTGCAGGAGGTACACCGTCGCTACGAGGGCGAAGACGACAAATACAGGAAGCTGCTCGACACCACCCGGGAGGTCGTCGAGGACGAAGTCGGGACGTTGCGTCGCCTGGTCGGCGAGTTCTCGAGCTTCGCTCGGCTGCCCCAGGCCCAGCTCGAGAAGGCGGACCTGGCGGAGTTCCTGCGCGAGCAGCGCGAGCGCATCAGCGTGGTGGACGACGAGGGGATGCTGGATTCCGAGGCGCCTCTCGCGCACGGGGCCGTGCTCCCGCGCGGGGTCGAGCTCGAGTTCGAGCTGCCGGAGGGCGTCGCCGAGGCTCACATCGATCGGCAGATGCTCCGGCGCGCGCTGCTCAATCTGATCCGCAACGCCGGCCAGGCCATCGCGGGAGCAGGTCGGGGCGAGGGACGCGTGCTGGTCCGGCTGGAACGGAAGGGCGAGCAGTGGTCGATCGACGTGGACGACGACGGGCCGGGGATCCCGGCGGAAATGCGCCAGAGCGTCTTCGATCCGTATTTCACCACGAAGACCGAGGGCACGGGCCTCGGCCTGGCCATCGTGAAGAAGATCATCATGGAGCACGGCGGCAGCATCGCCGCGGAGTCGAGCTCGTTCGGGGGCGCCCGGATGCGCGTGACCTTGCCGGTTGCGGGTACCTCGGCCGCGCACGCGGCGCTCGAGGCACGACAGTGGCAAGGGCCGCCGTCCTCGGCTAGACCGAAGCCGGACAGTGAGCCCCGAGCGAAATAG
- a CDS encoding TlpA family protein disulfide reductase, which yields MSPERNSEDASPRRAWLTLALVIAVSLIFGLVVLPRLPGGKANAFEGQPAPDFELEVISGGDAGNRLRLTHLAGKAVVLDFWASWCGPCRQQAPIIEELARTAGADVAVVGVNTSDERDSALAFVKSASLSYAMVFDEGTRVAQAYGVRNLPTMVVVDKSGKIVAVRNRVVRGEELRRLVDDALRR from the coding sequence GTGAGCCCCGAGCGAAATAGCGAGGACGCGAGCCCCCGGCGGGCGTGGCTCACGCTCGCGCTGGTCATCGCGGTCAGCCTCATCTTCGGGCTGGTCGTCTTGCCGCGCCTCCCCGGCGGCAAGGCGAACGCGTTCGAGGGACAGCCGGCGCCGGACTTCGAGCTCGAGGTCATCTCGGGAGGCGACGCCGGGAACCGGCTGCGCCTGACCCATCTGGCCGGCAAGGCCGTCGTCCTCGACTTCTGGGCCAGCTGGTGCGGACCGTGCCGGCAGCAGGCGCCCATCATCGAGGAGCTCGCGCGCACCGCCGGCGCGGACGTGGCGGTCGTCGGCGTGAACACGAGCGACGAGCGTGACAGCGCGCTCGCCTTCGTGAAGTCCGCGTCCCTGAGCTACGCCATGGTGTTCGACGAGGGTACCCGGGTGGCTCAGGCCTACGGTGTGCGAAACCTCCCCACCATGGTCGTGGTCGACAAGAGCGGGAAGATCGTCGCAGTTCGCAACCGGGTCGTGCGGGGCGAGGAGCTTCGGAGGCTGGTGGACGACGCCCTGCGACGCTGA
- a CDS encoding DUF962 domain-containing protein, with the protein MSERIESFEEFWPFYVRQHSKRLTRQMHFVGTTVAVGCAALGLLSRRRWLLLAAPVVGYGPAWLSHFLVEKNRPATFSYPTWSLAADFIMWGKMLAGTMDDEVAAVLEVERARAAEVNVRTNMATDGTLN; encoded by the coding sequence ATGAGCGAACGCATCGAGTCCTTCGAGGAGTTCTGGCCCTTCTACGTGCGGCAGCACTCCAAGCGGCTGACGCGACAAATGCACTTCGTCGGCACCACGGTCGCCGTCGGCTGCGCCGCACTGGGCCTCTTGAGCCGAAGGCGCTGGCTCTTGTTGGCAGCGCCGGTCGTGGGTTACGGCCCGGCCTGGCTCTCGCACTTCCTGGTCGAGAAGAACCGTCCGGCGACCTTCAGCTACCCGACCTGGAGCCTGGCGGCCGATTTCATCATGTGGGGCAAGATGCTCGCCGGAACGATGGACGACGAGGTGGCGGCGGTGCTCGAGGTGGAGCGTGCCCGGGCGGCGGAGGTGAACGTGCGCACGAACATGGCCACCGACGGCACGCTCAACTGA
- a CDS encoding oxidative damage protection protein: MARMVQCVKLGREAEGLEKPPFKGELGQKVFDTVSKEAWRMWLEHSKMIINEFRLDLTSEQGQRVWMTELERFFYGEGSALPPEFKPHG; this comes from the coding sequence ATGGCTCGCATGGTGCAGTGCGTGAAGCTCGGCCGCGAAGCGGAGGGTCTCGAGAAGCCTCCGTTCAAAGGGGAGCTCGGGCAGAAGGTCTTCGATACCGTGTCCAAGGAAGCTTGGCGCATGTGGCTCGAGCACTCGAAGATGATCATCAACGAGTTTCGGCTCGACCTCACCAGCGAGCAGGGGCAACGGGTGTGGATGACGGAGCTCGAGCGCTTCTTCTACGGCGAAGGCTCGGCGCTGCCGCCCGAGTTCAAGCCCCATGGCTGA
- a CDS encoding TerB family tellurite resistance protein, which translates to MQKLKKEERLLLLKFVCAFAWADLEVKDSERAMVRKLVGKLELDADEKKQVEQWLKKPPRAEEVDPNKIPRAHKKIFLDTAKQMIAVDGEIDEAERENLELLEQLLV; encoded by the coding sequence ATGCAGAAGTTGAAGAAGGAAGAGCGCCTTCTCCTCCTCAAGTTCGTCTGCGCCTTCGCTTGGGCAGATCTGGAAGTGAAGGACAGCGAGCGGGCGATGGTGCGAAAGCTGGTCGGCAAGCTCGAGCTCGACGCCGACGAGAAGAAGCAGGTCGAGCAGTGGCTGAAGAAGCCGCCGCGCGCCGAGGAGGTCGATCCGAACAAGATCCCCCGGGCGCACAAGAAGATCTTCTTGGACACCGCCAAGCAGATGATCGCCGTGGACGGCGAGATCGACGAAGCCGAGCGCGAGAACCTGGAGTTGCTCGAGCAGCTGCTGGTGTGA